From the genome of Hydrogenothermus marinus:
ATAAAGGAAAAATAAATGTTGAATTTGTAAGTGCAAATCCAACAGGACCTTTACATCTTGGGCATGGAAGAGGTGCAGTTGTAGGAAATACTTTAGCTAATATTCTTTCATATGCAGGCTATCAAGTAGAGAAAGAGTTTTATATAAATGATGCAGGAAACCAGATAAAAATGCTTGGACTTTCTGTTTACGCAAGATATAGACAGATTGAAGAACCAGATTATCCATTTCCTGAAGAAGGATATAAAGGCGAATACATAAAAGATATTGCAAATGAGATTTACCAGCATTTTAGAGAAAAGATATTAAAACTATCAGAATCTGAAGCTATAGATTTTATGGCTGAATATTCTAAAGAACTGCTTTTAAAAAAGATACAAGAAGATCTAAAACTTTTAAATGTTGAGTTTGATATATGGTTTAGTGAAAAACAGCTTTATACAGAAGGAAAAGTGCAAGAACTTATAGAAATTTTAAAAGAAAAAGAGCTTGTTTATGAAAAAGATGGTGCTTTATGGCTAAAAACAAGTATTTATGGAGATGATAAAGATAGAGTTTTAAAGAAAAAAGATGGTAGTTATACATATTTTGCAGGAGATATAGCATATCATTTCAACAAATTAAAAAGAGGTTATGATTATGCTATAAATATATGGGGTGCAGATCATCATGGATATTTCCCAAGATTAAAAGCAGCAATGCTTGCTCTTGGTGCAAAGGAAGACTGGCTACAGGTTTTATTTATACAACTTGTAAAATTATTTAAAGATGGAAAAGAAATTAAAATGTCTAAAAGAGCTGGAAAATTCATAACATTAAGAGATCTAATTGAAGAAGTTGGAGCAGATGCAGTTATTTATTTCTTTTTAACAAAAGAT
Proteins encoded in this window:
- the argS gene encoding arginine--tRNA ligase, with product MKQKIKNEILKAVSRKIPEIENIKEKIKVEIPKEEKYGDFSINAAFLLAKPLKKKPIDIANQIKQILEKEDIFEKVEVAGAGFVNLFLSGKFFKDILKKAIVEGSHYGEIKQKDKGKINVEFVSANPTGPLHLGHGRGAVVGNTLANILSYAGYQVEKEFYINDAGNQIKMLGLSVYARYRQIEEPDYPFPEEGYKGEYIKDIANEIYQHFREKILKLSESEAIDFMAEYSKELLLKKIQEDLKLLNVEFDIWFSEKQLYTEGKVQELIEILKEKELVYEKDGALWLKTSIYGDDKDRVLKKKDGSYTYFAGDIAYHFNKLKRGYDYAINIWGADHHGYFPRLKAAMLALGAKEDWLQVLFIQLVKLFKDGKEIKMSKRAGKFITLRDLIEEVGADAVIYFFLTKDSNTHLNFDIDLARKKSSENPVYYVQYAYARISSVFREAKEKFNIDYKNIDEINISLLKEKIEKSIMKKIATLPEDIIKIAENRQPHKLTILAYELASDFHYYYNNYKFLQKEDERLMEARLYLLRAIRNSLATLFKLIGITPLEKM